The following are encoded in a window of Roseimaritima ulvae genomic DNA:
- a CDS encoding serine/threonine protein kinase: MPRSRLGPLALESPLGPSSGAQHGTGYWRAVHVELRKSFAVKLFSIPFGGTPEAKREFMAEWETLKKLRQPAIARCYGGGFEGNDAYLAYELIEGESLAEQVQARGPYPWQAVLDLAEPLAEALTYAHHQNVVHGALEPDKIRMAGLSPVIVDFRSDRATTMFRTQRPPTIEDFAYRAPEVIQDPQAISVKSDLYALGGLMFFALTGRHPISGTTPEEMAVNVVEQVPPNVATEVYECPTFLSAVVEQLLQKDPLQRHHSAEAVTLALREVRRKAAEGVGVAEHVSSGFSPLQVQADSKEARELLGKAAQDLEPTPEPKQPFWERAWFLALVVLMLMGVIGWVLWPPGEDELRARAEKLLEAGGRVNMVQAKNQCLYPILRRFPDGPHADWARDQIDQVEMAEAEHALSVRIRRGLKLRSEAERLYAEAQRYEQFGDPSTAIDKYRGIVTLFDGDEEHRTFVNLARRQVAQIEATGIRSGEAERVIRQHLEEADELMRKGQVFDAKEIWNSILELYEENDGVQPLVMKAEQRLEELRKLAD; this comes from the coding sequence ATGCCTCGTTCTCGCCTTGGCCCTCTGGCTTTGGAATCTCCGCTTGGGCCCTCCTCCGGTGCCCAACACGGAACCGGATACTGGCGCGCGGTCCATGTGGAGCTGCGAAAAAGTTTCGCCGTCAAGCTGTTCTCCATCCCTTTTGGAGGCACGCCCGAAGCCAAGCGGGAGTTCATGGCCGAATGGGAAACGCTGAAGAAATTACGCCAGCCCGCCATTGCGCGTTGTTACGGCGGAGGCTTTGAGGGCAACGACGCCTATCTGGCGTACGAATTGATCGAGGGGGAATCGTTGGCCGAACAGGTGCAAGCTCGCGGGCCCTACCCCTGGCAGGCCGTGTTGGATCTGGCCGAACCGCTGGCCGAAGCCTTGACCTATGCGCATCACCAGAACGTCGTGCACGGTGCCTTGGAGCCAGACAAGATTCGCATGGCCGGTTTGTCGCCGGTGATCGTCGACTTTCGCAGCGATCGCGCCACCACGATGTTCCGCACGCAGCGCCCGCCCACGATCGAAGATTTTGCCTACCGGGCGCCGGAAGTCATCCAGGACCCGCAAGCGATCTCGGTCAAAAGCGATCTGTACGCGCTCGGCGGATTGATGTTTTTCGCCCTCACCGGCCGGCATCCGATCAGCGGTACCACGCCCGAAGAAATGGCCGTGAACGTGGTCGAACAGGTTCCGCCCAACGTGGCGACCGAAGTCTATGAATGCCCCACGTTCCTGAGCGCGGTGGTGGAACAGTTATTGCAAAAAGATCCGCTGCAGCGGCACCACAGTGCCGAGGCGGTGACGCTGGCCCTGCGCGAAGTCCGTCGCAAGGCGGCCGAAGGGGTGGGCGTGGCCGAACATGTGTCGTCCGGGTTCAGCCCGCTGCAGGTGCAGGCCGACAGCAAAGAAGCTCGCGAACTGCTGGGCAAAGCCGCTCAGGATCTGGAACCGACGCCCGAACCCAAGCAACCATTTTGGGAACGGGCCTGGTTTTTGGCCTTGGTGGTGCTGATGTTGATGGGCGTGATCGGTTGGGTGCTGTGGCCGCCGGGCGAAGACGAACTGCGAGCCCGCGCGGAAAAACTGCTCGAGGCCGGCGGTCGGGTCAACATGGTGCAAGCCAAGAACCAATGCCTTTATCCCATCCTCCGTCGCTTTCCCGATGGCCCCCACGCCGATTGGGCACGCGACCAAATCGATCAGGTGGAAATGGCCGAAGCCGAACACGCGTTATCGGTGCGAATCCGCCGGGGCTTAAAACTGCGCAGCGAAGCCGAACGGCTGTACGCCGAAGCGCAGCGCTACGAACAGTTTGGCGACCCCTCGACGGCGATCGACAAATATCGCGGCATCGTGACCCTGTTTGACGGCGATGAAGAACACCGCACGTTTGTCAATTTGGCTCGCCGGCAAGTCGCCCAGATCGAAGCCACGGGGATTCGCAGCGGCGAAGCCGAACGGGTCATCCGTCAGCATCTGGAAGAAGCCGATGAACTGATGCGCAAGGGGCAGGTGTTCGACGCCAAAGAAATCTGGAACAGCATCTTGGAGTTATACGAAGAAAACGACGGTGTCCAGCCACTGGTGATGAAAGCCGAACAGCGTCTGGAAGAATTAAGAAAGCTGGCGGACTGA
- a CDS encoding ABC transporter ATP-binding protein: protein MLASTPADDFTSADQSAIVRVEDLRKTYRSGWFGSRRLPALQGVSLEVHAGEVFGLLGPNGAGKTTLIKTLLGIIRKSSGSATIFGHPVGTSRSRARIGYLPENLRVEKHHTARSALHLYGRLSRMSSEQIRRRTDQLLAKVGLQGRDRETVRRFSKGMYQRLGLAQALMHDPDLLILDEPTDGLDPVGRSEMRELLQQLRSEGKTIFLNSHILQEVEAVCDRVAVLAGGTLRGLGSIEELTAHSGQQRFQMQVLADPQTALAALPADLAEHAHAEPQDVAAAATACRLVVLCSEDAQIDASVDALRAAGLSIRSLQLQTLSLEDAFFEMVGNAAEELR, encoded by the coding sequence ATGCTCGCATCCACCCCGGCAGACGATTTCACCTCGGCAGACCAGTCCGCAATCGTGCGAGTCGAAGACCTGCGGAAGACCTATCGCTCGGGATGGTTTGGTTCCCGGCGATTGCCCGCGCTGCAAGGTGTCTCGTTAGAAGTGCACGCCGGGGAAGTGTTTGGTTTGTTGGGCCCTAACGGCGCCGGCAAAACCACCCTGATCAAAACCCTGCTGGGAATCATCCGCAAATCGAGCGGCAGCGCGACGATCTTTGGGCACCCCGTGGGCACTTCTCGCTCTCGCGCCCGGATCGGTTACCTGCCGGAAAATCTGCGCGTCGAAAAGCACCACACCGCACGTTCGGCGCTGCATTTGTATGGTCGTCTGAGCCGGATGTCCTCGGAGCAGATTCGCCGCCGCACCGATCAGTTGCTCGCGAAGGTCGGCTTGCAGGGCCGCGACCGTGAGACCGTGCGTCGCTTCAGCAAGGGCATGTACCAACGTCTGGGACTGGCTCAAGCTCTGATGCATGACCCTGACTTGTTGATTCTGGATGAACCCACCGACGGATTGGATCCGGTGGGGCGATCGGAGATGCGGGAGTTGTTACAGCAGTTGCGGAGCGAAGGTAAGACCATTTTTCTGAACAGTCACATCCTGCAAGAAGTGGAAGCGGTCTGTGATCGTGTGGCTGTGTTGGCCGGCGGGACGCTCCGTGGGCTCGGTTCGATCGAGGAATTGACGGCACACAGCGGGCAGCAGCGTTTTCAGATGCAAGTGTTGGCGGACCCGCAAACCGCGCTGGCCGCGCTGCCCGCCGATTTGGCCGAACATGCCCACGCCGAGCCGCAGGATGTGGCCGCCGCGGCCACCGCGTGCCGGTTGGTGGTGCTGTGTAGCGAGGACGCACAGATCGATGCCAGTGTGGACGCTTTGCGGGCGGCCGGGCTGTCGATCCGTAGTCTGCAATTGCAAACTCTGTCCTTGGAAGACGCCTTTTTTGAAATGGTCGGCAACGCCGCGGAGGAACTTCGGTAA
- a CDS encoding serine/threonine-protein kinase, protein MNSDAQSIYLIDCPHCDQAMRVDVEAIGRAGLCPACQQRVPVVSVRAGVAADSGLERIASLSSSRTDSGSAGSWTSPGSRTSSSAAGSQPQRPSAAATLGRFALQKKLGQGGFGEVWLAEDTQLKRLVALKLPRFAAQDEKRRRRFLAESKTAAVLRHPNIVPVLDAGKLDDTLFIASEFVRGVPLNEIHKDRPASVQWTVQTLIKLARATHFAHQHQIIHRDLKPDNVLIDQQGQPQVLDFGLAKRLDDTEARTMDGTVMGTPQYMSPEQARGEIARIGPASDQFSLGVILYRLLVGQAPHGGPPLVVLKQLIADPTPSLAATSPSFPADLVAICDQARAAEIEHRYPDCEALADDLQRFLDGQPVRARPPAWYSRAFQWMTNHPRESSLTVVCVLSALMLFAVSLVGWRRAQRAADQAGITEGQLQEETARLIGLEQALAMKVDEAAQLRDRTAAAQQRAVAARQQLETETDRLDAQTQQAEQSLAKLQQTTQQLLAQQQQQQTVESTLEEATQTLEETTSTVKQIRSEYVDKSRYRTDFSPAELALTKDVEDGVLCKVGDEAFVLKPSTPLTISPVSVNANPRGVKQIRIDSQDQVIGGWGSGSTDRMGIAKLAAGNQWQSLVPIRYGQGMSELKKQSPQQFRALLVQGYLPSFTGEFAIDSQDRVYVYTRYGRNFPPIRFDPLLQRFDVLPQIDDLHEIHFRADDAAGIYFVRGSSNYYVERRDLEDDLDKPGTVALVLKSQKGVVREATPLAEDQWLIRLHGFQWLLLDLPARTYQPIELQARFRRVKSYLHWTVTPEGNLVSVSSQSITFFQYDD, encoded by the coding sequence ATGAATTCCGACGCCCAATCGATTTACCTCATCGATTGTCCTCATTGCGATCAGGCTATGCGTGTGGATGTGGAGGCGATTGGTCGAGCCGGTCTGTGTCCGGCTTGTCAGCAGCGGGTGCCGGTGGTTTCGGTGCGTGCCGGAGTGGCGGCGGACAGTGGCTTGGAGCGGATTGCATCGCTGTCCTCCTCGCGTACGGATTCGGGTTCAGCTGGCTCCTGGACGTCACCTGGTTCACGCACTTCTTCCTCGGCCGCCGGCAGCCAGCCCCAACGTCCGTCCGCGGCGGCCACGCTGGGCCGCTTTGCGTTGCAAAAAAAGCTGGGGCAAGGTGGGTTCGGCGAAGTCTGGCTGGCCGAAGACACCCAGCTGAAGCGGTTGGTGGCGTTGAAACTGCCGCGGTTTGCCGCCCAAGACGAAAAGCGCCGCCGCCGATTTCTCGCCGAATCGAAAACCGCGGCGGTCCTGCGTCATCCCAATATCGTGCCCGTGCTGGACGCCGGCAAGCTCGACGACACGCTGTTTATTGCATCAGAGTTCGTGCGTGGGGTGCCATTGAATGAAATTCACAAAGATCGCCCGGCTTCGGTGCAGTGGACGGTACAGACGCTGATCAAATTGGCGCGGGCCACCCATTTCGCTCACCAGCACCAGATCATCCATCGAGATTTAAAGCCCGACAACGTGTTGATCGATCAGCAGGGCCAGCCTCAGGTGTTGGACTTTGGTTTGGCCAAACGGCTGGACGATACCGAGGCCCGTACGATGGACGGCACGGTGATGGGAACGCCGCAGTACATGTCGCCCGAACAGGCTCGTGGCGAGATCGCGCGGATCGGACCGGCCAGCGACCAATTCAGTTTGGGGGTGATCCTGTATCGTTTACTGGTTGGGCAAGCTCCCCACGGCGGTCCACCGTTGGTGGTGCTGAAACAACTGATCGCCGATCCTACACCTTCGCTGGCTGCCACGTCCCCATCATTCCCCGCGGACCTGGTGGCGATATGTGATCAGGCGCGAGCGGCGGAAATCGAGCACCGCTATCCGGATTGCGAAGCGTTGGCGGACGACTTGCAACGGTTTTTAGACGGCCAGCCCGTCCGCGCTCGCCCGCCCGCCTGGTACTCGCGAGCCTTTCAGTGGATGACCAACCATCCCCGCGAGTCCTCGCTGACGGTCGTCTGCGTGCTCAGCGCCTTGATGTTGTTCGCCGTCAGCCTGGTCGGCTGGCGCCGCGCCCAGCGGGCCGCCGATCAGGCGGGGATCACGGAAGGGCAATTGCAAGAGGAAACCGCGCGGTTGATTGGTCTGGAACAGGCCCTGGCGATGAAGGTGGACGAAGCCGCCCAGCTCCGCGACCGCACGGCCGCCGCACAACAACGCGCCGTGGCAGCGCGGCAACAGCTGGAAACCGAAACCGATCGTCTTGATGCGCAAACCCAGCAAGCCGAACAGTCACTGGCCAAACTGCAGCAGACCACCCAGCAATTGCTGGCTCAACAACAGCAGCAACAGACCGTCGAATCCACGCTCGAAGAAGCCACTCAAACGCTTGAGGAAACCACCTCAACGGTCAAACAAATTCGCTCCGAGTACGTTGACAAATCTCGCTACCGCACCGATTTTTCGCCTGCAGAACTGGCATTGACCAAAGACGTTGAGGATGGCGTGCTGTGTAAAGTCGGGGACGAAGCGTTTGTGCTGAAACCCTCCACCCCGCTGACCATCTCCCCCGTATCGGTGAACGCCAATCCGCGAGGCGTCAAACAAATCCGTATCGATTCCCAAGACCAAGTTATCGGTGGCTGGGGCTCCGGCAGCACAGACCGTATGGGAATCGCGAAACTGGCAGCCGGCAACCAGTGGCAGTCTCTGGTCCCGATCCGCTACGGCCAAGGGATGTCAGAATTGAAGAAACAGTCCCCCCAGCAATTTCGAGCGTTGCTGGTTCAGGGCTACTTACCCAGCTTTACCGGCGAATTTGCCATCGATTCCCAGGACCGGGTTTACGTTTACACCCGTTATGGAAGGAATTTCCCGCCCATCCGCTTTGACCCGCTTCTCCAGCGTTTCGACGTGTTGCCACAAATTGATGACCTGCATGAAATCCATTTTCGTGCAGACGATGCGGCGGGTATTTACTTCGTTAGGGGTAGTTCCAACTATTATGTCGAACGGCGAGATTTGGAAGACGATCTCGATAAGCCTGGAACCGTTGCGTTGGTGCTCAAGTCGCAGAAAGGAGTTGTCCGAGAGGCGACCCCACTGGCCGAGGACCAATGGCTGATTAGGCTACACGGCTTCCAATGGCTCTTGCTTGACCTGCCCGCCCGAACCTACCAACCCATCGAGCTGCAGGCCCGATTTCGTCGCGTGAAGAGCTACCTGCATTGGACGGTGACTCCCGAAGGAAATTTGGTTTCCGTCTCGTCTCAATCCATCACCTTTTTCCAATACGACGATTGA
- a CDS encoding ABC transporter permease, giving the protein MGPYVAIIADSFRAASASRVLWIALLCVGLFLIALAPVGYRENVVARISPLEIVNVDRLSQRLMIDLQHPSDKPSSRIAAALPEAFQQRILQPSDDDESRLREEDYAEAFNALLETDESWYDAEAWKSTTRLKELRELDEQATASLSETLQRRRARLRLEAGLRGSIQPRPEKTLSLTYASFATPAEWPLSRFVFKQYLTTMILPMVLNGMLGFVGIVMGILVTAPILPEMLQPGSLHLLLSKPISRPLLYLSKFFGGCAFMLMCVGPLLIGVWLILGLRFELWLPGLFYCIPVYMLLFMVYYSVSCLAALRWKSSIVAALVAIGFWAGCGIIGFASGMLDDLVSDPARIRQISVSGPADDPVVFSSTRGGRLQHWDDSQEQWQEISLQDYRGDVVLGPVPLGDGQFATTRKRLAPMGLRGDSVLAIIDSADQFKTHRGIKLPRGTTRLLSTSDHGLLACGTAGVYFASGPSLRGAEAAKVPDGGLLSGLVNLLDSSINGFESVLPDDFFMQSPSQVQVLPNDDLVVYSAGSLLRLQRQAQSDQWEHVVDTVVEGEAAREAQLGVCRNMVAIVRDEEPLRLFDLATLESRDEVEVPEGKSVAAISGNPAGSAFAVRFTDGTAAMLDVTQDPSFGDLPAELSGASLETLEFADDGSLMAVYAHDSLVILSPSDQQPELRLRPGLSYWRMTNEYVVQPLRNVIPQTGELRSETTRAALSGGSSQEMGQGVFAELTRKRLDVRRPVLTCLGFTAVMLLLGSVMITRQDY; this is encoded by the coding sequence ATGGGCCCGTATGTAGCCATCATCGCGGATTCCTTTCGCGCCGCTTCCGCTTCGCGCGTGTTGTGGATTGCGCTGTTATGTGTGGGCTTGTTTTTGATCGCCCTGGCGCCGGTGGGGTACCGCGAAAACGTGGTGGCGCGGATTTCGCCTTTGGAAATCGTCAACGTCGATCGGTTGAGCCAGCGATTGATGATCGATCTGCAACATCCCAGCGACAAACCTTCGTCGCGGATTGCGGCCGCGTTGCCCGAGGCGTTTCAGCAACGCATCTTGCAACCCAGCGACGACGACGAATCGCGGCTTCGCGAAGAGGACTATGCCGAAGCATTTAACGCGCTGCTAGAGACGGATGAATCCTGGTACGACGCCGAAGCCTGGAAGTCGACCACCCGCTTGAAAGAACTCCGTGAGCTGGACGAACAAGCGACCGCCAGCCTCAGCGAAACACTGCAACGCCGCCGGGCCCGGTTGCGGTTGGAAGCCGGTTTGCGGGGCTCGATCCAACCGCGACCCGAGAAAACACTCTCGTTGACCTACGCCAGTTTTGCCACGCCGGCCGAATGGCCCTTGTCGCGGTTTGTATTCAAGCAATATCTGACCACGATGATCCTGCCGATGGTGTTGAATGGGATGCTGGGGTTCGTCGGGATTGTGATGGGCATTTTGGTCACCGCCCCGATCTTGCCGGAAATGCTGCAGCCCGGTTCGCTGCATCTGTTGCTCAGCAAACCGATTTCCCGCCCGCTGCTGTACCTTTCCAAATTCTTTGGCGGCTGCGCATTCATGTTGATGTGCGTGGGGCCTTTGTTGATTGGTGTGTGGTTGATCCTGGGCCTGCGGTTTGAGCTGTGGCTGCCCGGGCTGTTTTATTGCATCCCGGTCTACATGCTGCTGTTTATGGTCTACTACAGCGTGTCCTGTTTGGCCGCCCTGCGATGGAAGTCCTCGATCGTGGCGGCGTTGGTGGCAATTGGGTTTTGGGCGGGCTGCGGCATCATCGGATTTGCCAGTGGGATGTTAGACGATCTGGTTTCCGACCCCGCTCGGATCCGGCAGATCAGTGTGTCCGGACCGGCCGACGATCCTGTCGTCTTCTCGTCCACACGTGGCGGGCGGCTGCAGCACTGGGATGATTCGCAGGAACAGTGGCAAGAAATTTCGCTGCAGGATTACCGCGGCGATGTGGTGCTAGGGCCGGTGCCGTTGGGGGACGGGCAATTTGCAACAACGCGTAAACGCTTGGCTCCGATGGGGCTTCGCGGCGACAGCGTGCTGGCGATTATCGATTCCGCCGATCAATTCAAGACGCACCGGGGCATCAAGTTGCCGCGGGGCACAACCCGCCTGCTTTCGACCAGCGACCATGGGTTGTTGGCCTGCGGGACGGCCGGCGTGTACTTCGCCAGTGGGCCAAGCCTCCGCGGCGCGGAGGCGGCCAAGGTGCCCGATGGCGGGTTGTTGTCAGGGCTGGTGAACCTGCTGGATTCCAGCATCAACGGATTTGAATCGGTGCTGCCTGACGATTTTTTCATGCAGTCCCCGTCTCAGGTGCAGGTACTGCCCAACGATGATCTTGTCGTCTACTCGGCCGGCAGCCTGTTGCGGTTGCAGCGGCAGGCTCAGAGCGATCAATGGGAACACGTTGTGGATACCGTTGTCGAAGGCGAAGCGGCCCGGGAAGCCCAGTTGGGCGTCTGCAGAAACATGGTGGCCATCGTCCGCGATGAAGAACCGCTGCGACTGTTCGATTTGGCGACGTTGGAAAGTCGTGACGAGGTAGAGGTTCCGGAGGGCAAATCGGTCGCGGCCATCTCCGGAAACCCCGCCGGCAGTGCGTTTGCAGTTCGCTTTACCGACGGCACGGCAGCCATGTTGGACGTGACGCAGGACCCCAGCTTTGGCGACTTGCCCGCGGAATTGTCGGGGGCCTCGCTCGAGACGCTGGAGTTTGCTGACGACGGCAGCCTGATGGCCGTCTACGCGCATGATTCGTTGGTGATCTTGTCGCCAAGCGATCAACAACCCGAATTGCGGTTACGGCCCGGTTTGTCCTATTGGCGGATGACCAATGAATATGTCGTCCAGCCGCTGCGAAACGTGATTCCGCAAACCGGCGAGTTGCGTTCGGAAACCACTCGTGCGGCCCTCAGTGGTGGTTCGTCGCAGGAAATGGGGCAAGGCGTGTTTGCCGAACTGACGCGGAAACGCCTGGACGTCCGACGGCCGGTGTTGACCTGTCTGGGCTTTACGGCCGTGATGCTGTTGCTCGGCAGCGTGATGATTACGCGTCAGGACTACTAG
- a CDS encoding serine/threonine protein kinase, whose protein sequence is MVASHNSLLPLGDRFEVLQAVSQTRFSAVYQCRDRELDRLVAVKVSPLDGVPEAERKRLLRELHVSCKLRHPAIASAFDGLRSDTEVVLIMPWLGGGTLATSEAVPHDLPSIEAIVRSIEKLCQAVDYLHDRGIVHGDIKPENVLLDEQGQPHLVDFGSCQAKKGKTTGGAVVGTAAYLAPEIASGEARVSVPSDLYALGATLFAALCGRAPFEGDDAAVLQAVRSTDFPRLRRFNSAVPRPLQAIVLKACAAAPEQRYATATDLAADLTAWRQHRPLVAQPPRLHRHLALWCRRHRLAAGLLTSLTIILAIGTLSSFAGWSRASETRQRLETSQQDLTERGRQAREREAELQSTLDAIEAEQQRLQKSLDEEAEFSADALQTQQRSAEQAALAQQRLKEAETAAESLLASQRQTEAKQKELETAEQQSQRMRAFTEFKQRRLAFNAKVRDAFQAISEGRSVTADWLERRQVDLDLEGTIPAIIRFLNDAQRTAEPEHVSAPLRSPQYDILQFDPANQDSLLFMTARGLNRMNLFATAGTSPFSREPSDAVNQLASQFADGQLTTLRVYSSATLVVRQNPQDGDIEAIYVSNADIRKFKKLWSCRAARQQADSGGLSASVQPEKLTPYLLQVDTNPQQHLLLLSAASDDPQQASRTFLHSLDLRALLNGSGPIRAKTYDLGMQTIADWPTSLQLSQHFSLGIGEGLGLVDGSVGIDWMAIRDARWLRFPDQKWHTVGSSTGSAAQARNETLLDTPRSNSSFARWAKLLFARGDGQVIALGRGRQYQFELHVLDCVTNETMVCVIPGVAKFVPPSIVSPQQDRWILRNKRELVMLIIADHDPARYRSVSSFEGYLPRLTQQVYQTVDAVRRGVRFKTNGSQFAVDNFSPDQNQPWTFDVICRLDAPQAGDKSYRILVKSDVLGIQVAPGGRIESFRHKKREDGSPVWLSVGTAKNTTERWLRVTACWDGEDTVYQYIDGRLIGTRKIDEDLANHFEQHKLLIGLKDLPATIDSVRVRRGICHTQSFEADPNQPLQLTDDTVLLYEFNEEQGQTAQNAVAEGPPAKARRPQWVAIPTEP, encoded by the coding sequence GTGGTCGCCTCGCACAACAGTTTATTGCCACTGGGCGACCGTTTTGAAGTTCTGCAAGCGGTCAGCCAAACGCGGTTTTCTGCCGTCTATCAGTGCCGCGACCGTGAACTGGACCGGCTGGTAGCGGTCAAGGTTTCCCCATTGGACGGGGTGCCGGAAGCGGAACGCAAACGGCTGCTTCGCGAACTGCACGTCAGCTGCAAGCTCCGCCATCCCGCCATCGCTTCGGCCTTTGATGGGCTCCGCAGCGATACCGAGGTCGTGCTGATTATGCCCTGGCTGGGCGGCGGCACTTTGGCGACCAGCGAAGCGGTCCCGCATGACCTGCCGTCCATCGAAGCCATCGTGCGGTCGATCGAAAAACTCTGCCAAGCGGTCGACTATCTTCACGACCGGGGAATCGTGCACGGCGACATCAAACCGGAAAATGTTTTACTGGATGAACAAGGGCAACCTCATCTGGTGGATTTCGGCAGCTGTCAAGCGAAGAAAGGCAAGACAACCGGTGGTGCGGTGGTCGGCACCGCAGCCTACTTGGCCCCCGAAATTGCCAGCGGTGAAGCCCGCGTCTCGGTGCCCAGCGATCTGTACGCCTTGGGGGCGACATTGTTCGCCGCCCTGTGCGGCCGAGCCCCCTTTGAAGGAGACGATGCGGCGGTCCTGCAAGCGGTCCGCAGCACAGACTTTCCTAGACTCCGCCGTTTCAATTCCGCCGTGCCGCGACCGCTGCAAGCGATCGTTCTGAAAGCCTGTGCGGCGGCTCCCGAGCAGCGGTACGCCACGGCTACGGATTTGGCAGCGGACTTGACCGCTTGGCGGCAGCACCGCCCCTTGGTCGCCCAGCCGCCGCGATTGCATCGTCACCTGGCACTGTGGTGCCGACGCCATCGCCTGGCCGCCGGGCTGCTGACCTCGCTGACGATCATTTTGGCAATCGGTACCCTGTCCAGCTTCGCCGGCTGGAGCCGAGCCAGCGAGACCCGTCAGCGTTTAGAAACCTCTCAACAGGATTTGACCGAACGCGGCCGGCAAGCCCGAGAGCGTGAAGCCGAATTACAAAGCACCCTGGATGCGATCGAAGCCGAACAACAACGGTTGCAAAAGTCACTAGACGAGGAAGCGGAATTCAGTGCCGACGCACTGCAGACCCAGCAGCGCAGCGCCGAACAAGCCGCCCTGGCCCAGCAACGACTGAAGGAAGCCGAAACGGCTGCCGAGTCTCTGCTGGCTTCACAGCGGCAAACCGAGGCCAAGCAGAAAGAACTGGAAACCGCCGAGCAGCAATCTCAAAGGATGCGGGCATTTACCGAATTCAAGCAGCGACGGCTGGCCTTCAACGCCAAGGTCCGCGACGCCTTTCAAGCGATCAGCGAAGGACGTTCGGTAACCGCCGACTGGCTGGAGCGACGCCAAGTCGACTTGGATCTAGAAGGCACCATCCCCGCCATCATCCGTTTCCTGAACGACGCCCAAAGAACCGCCGAACCTGAGCACGTTAGCGCTCCGCTGCGTTCACCACAATATGACATCCTGCAGTTCGATCCTGCGAATCAGGATTCCCTGCTGTTCATGACCGCTCGCGGCCTGAACCGGATGAACCTGTTTGCCACTGCAGGGACATCTCCCTTCTCCCGAGAACCGAGCGACGCGGTAAATCAGCTGGCTAGCCAGTTTGCTGACGGCCAGTTAACCACGCTCCGCGTCTACTCCAGTGCCACGCTGGTCGTTCGCCAGAATCCACAAGACGGGGACATCGAAGCGATTTATGTGTCGAACGCGGACATCCGCAAATTCAAAAAACTGTGGTCCTGCCGCGCCGCTCGACAGCAGGCGGACTCTGGCGGACTCTCAGCCTCCGTGCAGCCTGAAAAACTGACTCCGTATCTGTTGCAGGTTGACACCAATCCCCAGCAACATCTGTTGCTGTTGTCCGCGGCGTCTGACGATCCCCAACAAGCTTCCCGCACCTTCCTGCATTCGCTCGACCTGCGAGCGCTGCTGAACGGCAGCGGACCCATCCGAGCGAAAACGTATGACTTGGGCATGCAAACCATCGCCGATTGGCCCACTTCGCTGCAGCTATCCCAACACTTTTCGCTGGGCATCGGCGAGGGTCTGGGACTTGTCGATGGCAGCGTTGGAATCGATTGGATGGCAATACGTGATGCTAGGTGGCTGCGTTTCCCTGACCAGAAATGGCATACCGTCGGCAGCAGCACCGGCTCGGCTGCGCAGGCCCGCAACGAAACTTTGCTGGACACTCCCCGGAGCAACAGCAGCTTTGCACGTTGGGCAAAGCTGCTGTTCGCTCGTGGCGACGGGCAGGTGATCGCCTTGGGGAGAGGTAGGCAATACCAATTCGAGTTGCATGTATTGGATTGCGTTACGAACGAGACCATGGTTTGCGTTATTCCGGGCGTCGCGAAATTCGTTCCCCCAAGTATCGTCAGCCCCCAACAAGATCGCTGGATACTGCGTAATAAGAGAGAACTGGTGATGCTAATAATTGCGGATCACGATCCTGCTCGTTATCGTTCCGTCAGTTCCTTTGAAGGGTATCTGCCACGGCTGACACAACAGGTATACCAGACGGTGGACGCGGTTCGGCGAGGCGTGCGGTTTAAGACCAATGGCAGTCAATTTGCCGTCGACAACTTTTCGCCCGACCAAAACCAGCCCTGGACCTTCGACGTCATTTGCCGCCTCGACGCGCCGCAAGCCGGAGACAAGAGCTACCGTATCTTGGTCAAGAGCGACGTATTGGGAATCCAGGTCGCTCCCGGTGGGCGCATTGAATCATTCCGGCACAAGAAACGGGAAGATGGCTCGCCGGTCTGGTTGAGCGTTGGCACGGCAAAAAACACCACCGAACGCTGGCTGCGGGTGACCGCCTGCTGGGATGGCGAGGACACCGTCTACCAGTACATCGACGGTCGTTTGATTGGAACTCGCAAGATCGATGAAGACCTGGCCAACCATTTCGAACAGCACAAGCTGCTGATCGGGCTGAAAGACTTGCCCGCCACCATCGACTCCGTCCGCGTGCGTCGCGGGATCTGCCACACCCAATCGTTTGAAGCCGACCCGAATCAGCCGCTGCAGTTAACCGACGACACGGTGTTGCTGTACGAGTTTAATGAAGAACAAGGCCAAACGGCCCAAAACGCGGTGGCCGAGGGGCCGCCCGCCAAAGCTCGGCGGCCGCAGTGGGTCGCCATTCCCACCGAACCTTGA